Proteins encoded in a region of the Aphis gossypii isolate Hap1 unplaced genomic scaffold, ASM2018417v2 Contig00840, whole genome shotgun sequence genome:
- the LOC114121738 gene encoding zinc finger MYM-type protein 1-like isoform X1, which translates to MRSQDNSIIEKYFSNKEKTFRYVSPEYQNIFLNLLSNNILSQIIDLVKNAGIYSVIMDETQDLRKHEQVSIVLRYCDEKLNVFESFIGFYRTDKMDGESLSNLLKHTLLNLGLKLENIRAQCYDGAASMRGSYSGVAKRIKDDNPLALYIHCYAHILNLCVVDVCEQVASVRNMFGILKSIYAFIGASSKRYSIFENIQNESKLPNITLKSLSDTRWNCRVEAIKSVLKNFECIISTLEHISDTDPVHGPEANSILKNIKDFEFIFCLNLMKLVLELTNSLSLYFQKKI; encoded by the coding sequence ATGAGATCTCAAGATAATagtatcattgaaaaatatttttcaaacaaagaAAAAACCTTTCGGTATGTAAGCCCTgagtatcaaaatatatttttaaatttattaagtaataatattttgtctcaAATTATTGACTTGGTTAAGAATGCTGGAATATACAGTGTAATCATGGATGAAACTCAGGATTTACGAAAACATGAGCAAGTATCTATTGTGCTTAGATATTGTGATgagaaattaaatgtttttgaaagttTCATCGGATTTTATAGAACCGATAAAATGGACGGAGAATCCCTTTCAAATCTATTAAAACACACTTTATTGAATTTAGGtttaaaattggaaaatattagGGCCCAATGTTATGATGGTGCTGCCTCAATGCGAGGCTCGTATTCAGGTGTTGCTAAAAGAATAAAAGATGATAATCCGTTAGCACTATATATCCATTGCTATGCTCATATTCTCAATTTATGTGTTGTTGATGTTTGTGAACAAGTAGCATCAGTTAGAAATAtgtttggtattttaaaaagtatttatgcGTTCATTGGGGCTTCTTCTAAAAGATAttctatttttgaaaatattcagaaTGAGTCAAAATTACCAAATATTACTTTGAAATCACTTAGTGATACAAGGTGGAATTGTCGAGTAGAAGCCATTAAATCAGTATTAAAGAACTTcgaatgtattatttcaacaTTAGAACATATTTCTGACACAGATCCTGTACATGGACCTGAAGCAAATTccattctaaaaaatattaaagattttgagttcatattttgtttaaatctgATGAAACTAGTTTTAGAGCTGACTAATAGTTTATccctttattttcaaaaaaaaatataa
- the LOC114121738 gene encoding zinc finger MYM-type protein 1-like isoform X2 produces MDETQDLRKHEQVSIVLRYCDEKLNVFESFIGFYRTDKMDGESLSNLLKHTLLNLGLKLENIRAQCYDGAASMRGSYSGVAKRIKDDNPLALYIHCYAHILNLCVVDVCEQVASVRNMFGILKSIYAFIGASSKRYSIFENIQNESKLPNITLKSLSDTRWNCRVEAIKSVLKNFECIISTLEHISDTDPVHGPEANSILKNIKDFEFIFCLNLMKLVLELTNSLSLYFQKKI; encoded by the coding sequence ATGGATGAAACTCAGGATTTACGAAAACATGAGCAAGTATCTATTGTGCTTAGATATTGTGATgagaaattaaatgtttttgaaagttTCATCGGATTTTATAGAACCGATAAAATGGACGGAGAATCCCTTTCAAATCTATTAAAACACACTTTATTGAATTTAGGtttaaaattggaaaatattagGGCCCAATGTTATGATGGTGCTGCCTCAATGCGAGGCTCGTATTCAGGTGTTGCTAAAAGAATAAAAGATGATAATCCGTTAGCACTATATATCCATTGCTATGCTCATATTCTCAATTTATGTGTTGTTGATGTTTGTGAACAAGTAGCATCAGTTAGAAATAtgtttggtattttaaaaagtatttatgcGTTCATTGGGGCTTCTTCTAAAAGATAttctatttttgaaaatattcagaaTGAGTCAAAATTACCAAATATTACTTTGAAATCACTTAGTGATACAAGGTGGAATTGTCGAGTAGAAGCCATTAAATCAGTATTAAAGAACTTcgaatgtattatttcaacaTTAGAACATATTTCTGACACAGATCCTGTACATGGACCTGAAGCAAATTccattctaaaaaatattaaagattttgagttcatattttgtttaaatctgATGAAACTAGTTTTAGAGCTGACTAATAGTTTATccctttattttcaaaaaaaaatataa
- the LOC126555410 gene encoding uncharacterized protein LOC126555410 has translation MCCYWFYELGCSHCKALKYKNEANGLCCANGKVKLIPLDPPPEPLYSLVSGIGTDSIHFLTNIQQYNNCFQMTSFGATNVVRENFMPTFKIQGQIYHRAGSLLPVSDSDNKFLQIYFMGNSPQEIDLRCAHNNLVKRSIVEQLQTLFHQHNQLIILFKTALDLMPSDSSIHFSGAKRRNIINDTAISNEPFDFSSSVINSKFEEPPTDQLFNFSLSPSVKKGSGLYKDVIPHTQLVYYDDPNELVVRLNLLTSSQNAGNTGVNNEIISIIEELRERNIIV, from the exons ATGTGTTGTTATTGGTTCTATGAACTCGGTTGCTCACACTGTAaggcattaaaatacaaaaacgaagCCAATGGATTGTGTTGCGCAAATGGTAAAGTGAAATTGATACCATTGGATCCACCACCAGAACCATTGTACTCATTGGTTTCAGGAATAGGAACAGATTCTATACACTTTTTGACAAATAtccaacaatataacaattgctTTCAAATGACTTCATTTGGGGCAACAAATGTAGTTCGGGAAAATTTTATGCCAACTTtcaag atacAAGGGCAAATATATCACAGAGCAGGTTCACTGTTACCAGTGTCAGATAGCGACAACAAATTcctgcaaatttattttatgggcaATTCACCACAAGAAATTGATCTGCGTTGTGCacataacaatttagtaaAGAGGTCTATTGTAGAACAATTACAAACTTTATTTCATCAACACaatcaattgattatattgtttaaaactgcCCTGGATCTGATGCCATCCGAtagtagtatacattt CTCAGGCGCAAAACgaagaaacattattaatgatacagCCATATCAAATGAaccatttgatttttcttcttcagtgattaattctaaatttgaagAACCTCCAACTGATCAGCTATTTAACTTTAGTTTATCACCGTCAGTTAAGAAAGGATCTGGtttatataaagatgtaaTACCTCATACACAATTAGTGTATTATGATGATCCAAATGAATTAGTTGTtagattaaatcttttaacatCGTCCCAAAATGCTGGTAATACTggtgtaaataatgaaatcatatCTATTATAGAAGAATTACGTGAGaggaatattatagtttaa